A region of Reichenbachiella carrageenanivorans DNA encodes the following proteins:
- a CDS encoding DUF4412 domain-containing protein, protein MIALKKLSLIGLMLCLTLTVWAEDGIFILSKTKTLDNGKVATSEIYLTADKMLVKNSGADNSSIIFNSTTEVFTFVDNNKKEYYQFDKATLQQLQEQIKMMAKMMKQFAANIPAEQKEKFDKILNPQTGDLLSYKANGKNDKIGTWKTVGYDGMNGEQKALQMNIASFDGLGVKSDDFAVMKKMMSYFKENLQEVVALLPTGGSMAQLNFDDSSPVLKDGIPVKTISYEGGSPENENLVEVLEKKSIAADQFKVPAGYKEKEINMQSMGR, encoded by the coding sequence ATGATTGCATTAAAAAAACTATCCCTAATTGGACTAATGCTGTGTTTGACCCTGACTGTATGGGCAGAGGACGGTATATTTATTTTGTCGAAAACAAAAACACTCGACAATGGAAAGGTAGCGACCTCGGAGATTTATCTCACGGCTGATAAGATGTTAGTAAAAAACTCAGGAGCAGATAATAGCTCTATTATATTTAATAGCACAACAGAGGTATTCACTTTTGTCGATAATAATAAGAAGGAATATTATCAATTTGATAAAGCTACATTGCAACAGCTACAAGAGCAGATCAAAATGATGGCTAAAATGATGAAGCAGTTTGCCGCTAATATACCAGCAGAACAAAAGGAAAAGTTTGATAAAATACTGAATCCGCAGACTGGTGATTTGTTGAGCTACAAAGCGAATGGTAAAAATGATAAAATAGGCACTTGGAAAACGGTGGGGTATGACGGTATGAATGGCGAACAAAAAGCACTTCAAATGAATATTGCTTCATTTGATGGACTCGGGGTGAAGTCAGACGACTTTGCTGTGATGAAGAAAATGATGAGCTACTTCAAAGAAAACTTACAAGAGGTAGTTGCTTTATTGCCTACAGGTGGGTCTATGGCTCAGCTTAATTTTGACGATAGTAGCCCAGTTTTGAAAGATGGTATTCCAGTGAAAACTATTTCATACGAAGGTGGCTCGCCTGAAAATGAAAATCTGGTAGAGGTTTTGGAGAAAAAATCAATTGCGGCAGATCAGTTTAAAGTACCTGCTG